From the Lolium rigidum isolate FL_2022 chromosome 2, APGP_CSIRO_Lrig_0.1, whole genome shotgun sequence genome, one window contains:
- the LOC124688779 gene encoding 28 kDa ribonucleoprotein, chloroplastic-like, producing MARSCLSTARTAALRPTLHADGASGTHLFYASLLPRPARAPSGHHRHRLIADHVVAPVAPVARRSRRAATAMASQEEAMTTAVEEDVQEEEPAGGEVEEEQGAPAGAEAEASSDDAAGGDTGAAEAEADSSATKLYFGNLPYNCDSALLAGIVQDHAIPEMVEVLYDRTTGRSRGFAFVTMSTLEDCERVIKNLDGTMYSGRTMRVNMADKPKPKLPLYPETEHKLFVGNLSWTVTPDMLIEAFQKCGNVVGARVLYDGETGRSRGYGFVCYSTKEEMDQAIETLNGTEIEGREIRVNLALGKRY from the exons ATGGCCCGCTCCTGCCTCTCCACGGCGCGCACGGCGGCGCTTCGCCCCACGCTCCACGCCGACGGCGCCTCCGGGACGCACCTCTTCTACGCGTCCTTGCTCCCCCGCCCGGCGCGCGCGCCGTCCggccaccaccggcaccgcctCATCGCCGACCACGTTGTGGCTCCCGTCGcgccggtggctcgacggagcaggCGCGCGGCGACTGCGATGGCGTCGCAGGAGGAGGCCATGACCACGGCCGTCGAGGAAGACGTGCAAGAGGAAGAGCCAGCAGGAGGTGAGGTCGAGGAGGAGCAGGGCGCGCCCGcgggggcggaggcggaggcgagctCGGACGACGCTGCTGGCGGTGATActggcgcggcggaggcggaggcggacagcAGCGCCACCAAGCTCTACTTCGGGAACCTGCCGTACAACTGCGACAGCGCGCTGCTCGCCGGCATTGTGCAGGATCACGCCATCCCGGAGATGGTCGAG GTGCTGTACGACCGGACGACAGGGAGGAGCAGAGGCTTCGCCTTCGTGACGATGAGCACGCTCGAGGACTGCGAGCGGGTCATCAAGAACCTCGACGGCACC ATGTACAGTGGGCGCACGATGAGGGTGAACATGGCCGACAAGCCCAAGCCGAAGCTGCCGCTGTACCCGGAGACGGAGCACAAGCTCTTCGTCGGCAACCTGTCCTGGACTGTCACGCCGGACATGCTCATCGAGGCGTTCCAAAAGTGCGGGAATGTGGTCGGTGCGCGGGTACTCTACGACGGCGAGACCGGCCGGTCCCGTGGATACGGCTTCGTGTGCTACTCCACCAAGGAGGAGATGGACCAGGCCATCGAGACGCTCAATGGAACG GAAATCGAAGGCAGGGAGATCCGGGTCAACTTGGCCCTTGGAAAGAGATACTAG